A window of Pan paniscus chromosome 10, NHGRI_mPanPan1-v2.0_pri, whole genome shotgun sequence contains these coding sequences:
- the LOC100987431 gene encoding 10 kDa heat shock protein, mitochondrial-like, whose amino-acid sequence MAGQVFRKLLPLFDQVLVERCAAKTVTKGAIMLLEKSQGKVLAATVVSVGSGSKGKGGEIQPVRVNVRDNVLLPEYGGTKVDDKD is encoded by the coding sequence ATGGCAGGACAAGTGTTTAGAAAGTTACTTCCACTCTTTGACCAAGTATTGGTTGAAAGGTGTGCCGCCAAAACTGTAACCAAAGGAGCCATTATGCTTCTGGAAAAATCTCAAGGAAAAGTATTGGCAGCCACAGTAGTATCTGTTGGATCAGGCTCTAAAGGAAAGGGTGGAGAGATTCAACCAGTTCGTGTGAACGTTAGAGATAATGTTCTTCTTCCAGAATATGGAGGCACCAAAGTAGATGACAAGGATTAG